One window from the genome of Salvia splendens isolate huo1 chromosome 9, SspV2, whole genome shotgun sequence encodes:
- the LOC121748197 gene encoding aspartyl protease AED3-like produces MGTPTLFFPLVTLILSLSHSHALSCHAPPPLDSSTLQLLHANSPCSPFRPKTALSWQDSVLRMQSNDAARLQFLSTLLAATSGKRIAPIASGRAVTQNPTYIVRAAIGTPAQTLLMAVDTSNDAAWVPCTGCVGCSSVAVGFSPAASASFKPVSCGAAQCAQVPNPSCGGATCGFNLTYGGSTVAATLAQDNITLATDSIPGYTFGCITKATGTSIPSQGLLGLGRGPLSLMSQTSSLYQSIFSYCLPGYKSTSFSGSLRLGPNSQPIRIQTTPLLKNPRRSSFYYVSLMGIRVGRRVVNIPPTAFAFDPSTGAGTVIDSGTVFTVLVKPAYTAVRDEVQRKMGNATVSTLGGFDTCYTVPVTVPTITFMFQGLNMSLPQDNFLIRSSSGTTSCLAMASAPDTGVNSVLNVIASFQQQNRRVLIDVANSKLGIARESCT; encoded by the exons ATGGGCACTCCCACTCTCTTCTTCCCACTAGTAACcctcattctctctctatcCCATTCCCATGCCCTCAGCTGCCATGCACCACCCCCCCTAGACTCCTCCACCCTCCAGCTCCTCCACGCCAACAGCCCATGCTCTCCCTTCCGCCCCAAAACCGCCCTCTCCTGGCAGGACTCCGTCCTCCGAATGCAGTCCAACGACGCCGCCCGCCTCCAATTCCTCTCCACCCTCCTCGCCGCTACCTCGGGGAAGAGGATCGCCCCCATCGCCTCCGGCAGGGCGGTCACGCAGAACCCTACCTACATTGTCCGCGCCGCCATCGGCACCCCCGCGCAGACGCTGCTCATGGCCGTCGACACCAGCAACGACGCCGCCTGGGTCCCCTGCACCGGCTGCGTCGGATGCTCGTCCGTCGCGGTGGGTTTTAGCCCGGCCGCGTCGGCCTCGTTCAAGCCCGTGAGCTGCGGCGCGGCTCAGTGCGCTCAG GTCCCAAATCCAAGCTGCGGTGGCGCCACCTGCGGCTTCAACCTTACCTACGGCGGCTCCACCGTTGCCGCCACCCTGGCTCAGGATAACATCACACTCGCGACAGACTCCATCCCTGGCTACACCTTCGGGTGCATCACGAAGGCGACAGGCACGTCAATCCCGTCGCAAGGGCTATTGGGCCTGGGCCGAGGCCCGTTATCGCTAATGTCCCAAACATCAAGCCTCTACCAGTCCATATTCTCATATTGTTTGCCGGGCTACAAATCCACTAGTTTTAGTGGATCTTTGAGATTGGGGCCCAATAGCCAGCCCATAAGAATTCAAACAACTCCATTGCTCAAGAATCCAAGAAGATCCTCTTTCTATTATGTCAGTCTCATGGGAATTAGGGTTGGAAGAAGAGTTGTCAACATCCCACCTACTGCATTTGCCTTTGATCCCTCTACTGGGGCCGGAACCGTTATCGATTCAG GCACGGTGTTCACCGTACTTGTGAAGCCCGCCTACACGGCAGTGAGAGACGAGGTCCAGCGGAAGATGGGAAATGCCACCGTGTCAACCCTTGGCGGCTTCGACACGTGCTACACCGTGCCAGTCACAGTGCCTACCATAACCTTTATGTTTCAGGGGTTGAACATGAGCCTCCCGCAGGACAATTTCCTCATCCGCAGCAGCTCCGGCACCACCTCCTGCCTCGCCATGGCATCAGCCCCCGACACCGGGGTCAACTCCGTCCTCAACGTCATCGCCTCCTTCCAGCAGCAGAACCGCCGCGTTCTCATCGATGTTGCCAACTCTAAGCTCGGCATTGCGCGTGAGTCATGCACTTag
- the LOC121748198 gene encoding sigma factor binding protein 2, chloroplastic-like, protein MNGGDPRLVKSLKKSYKGKRKKSDPLKVVYISSPMKVKTSASRFRSLVQELTGKNSDVSQYMDENSDYLAKDFYHEIDCDDQSRAKETSDDQYRTNSSVSTEDTPTSSDSFQGQMDISVFTSQMSEQLQGAFSSNSFYDPLQLDVLGSFDELTWN, encoded by the coding sequence ATGAACGGCGGTGATCCAAGATTGGTGAAGAGTCTCAAAAAAAGCTACAAAGGCAAGAGAAAGAAGAGTGATCCACTCAAAGTGGTGTACATTTCTAGCCCCATGAAGGTCAAGACGAGCGCCTCGAGATTTAGGTCGCTCGTGCAAGAACTCACGGGTAAAAATTCTGACGTGTCGCAATACATGGACGAAAACTCGGACTATCTAGCCAAAGACTTCTATCACGAGATTGACTGTGACGATCAATCTCGTGCGAAGGAGACGAGCGACGACCAATACCGGACTAATTCGTCGGTATCTACCGAAGATACCCCTACTAGCTCAGACTCATTTCAAGGGCAGATGGACATTAGTGTGTTCACTTCACAAATGAGTGAGCAACTTCAAGgggcattttcgtccaattCGTTTTATGACCCTTTGCAGCTTGATGTTCTTGGAAGCTTTGATGAATTGACGTGGAATTAA
- the LOC121748603 gene encoding probable protein arginine N-methyltransferase 3 codes for MSMATNQVEGNGKLNDELVNSKWHCTDSEDDEKELEDETWDDWQDEDDDAEEDCSNLLCLFCDSLYSSCSSLFEHCASAHSFDFHEIKRAHKLDFYKCFMLINYVRSQVAANKSWSWETAVSFDGNRFPWDDDKYLSPFLQDDPLLYSFDEDGDVDEECENMVADKNEIDSYLSQFEPIDIHEDFSDRGASEFHGGDAVESSSLKDVTAAKPFKSLVVDDTSNGGDWALSTGNGKSKLGTFPLSEIVVAKEITDINKNYFGSYSSYGIHKEMISDKVRTDAYRQALVENPSLLKNAVVMDVGCGTGILSLFAAQAGASRVIAVEASEKMAAVACQIAGDNNLLSNGRSGDGSQQNGSIEVVQGMVEELDSVTHIPPQSVDVLVSEWMGYCLLYESMLASVLFARDKWLKPGGAILPDTATMFLAGFGREATSLPFWDNVYGFNMSHIGREVAEHAARFPIVDVIDSSHIVTDTKVLQRFDLVTMQPKHMDFTAIVELEPKLSPQSNTPPDSKSETTWCYGVVLWFDTAFSERFCRDKPVNLSTSPYGPSTHWSQTILTFREPIAMASNNAGEKLAPVGTEECPAARIQARVSVARSVKHRSIDISMELTGVDHGGRKRNWPAQIFLIN; via the exons ATGTCAATGGCGACGAACCAGGTAGAAGGAAATGGCAAACTAAACGACGAGCTAGTGAACTCAAAATGGCATTGCACTGACTCCGAAGATGACGAAAAAGAGTTGGAGGATGAGACTTGGGACGATTGGCAAGACGAAGACGATGATGCAGAGGAGGATTGTTCAAACCTGCTGTGTCTCTTCTGCGACTCACTTTACAGCTCGTGCAGTTCGCTGTTTGAGCACTGCGCGTCGGCGCACTCGTTTGATTTTCACGAAATTAAGAGAGCTCATAAGTTGGATTTCTACAAGTGTTTTATGCTCATCAATTACGTTAGGTCCCAG GTAGCAGCTAACAAATCTTGGAGTTGGGAGACAGCAGTTAGTTTTGATGGGAACAGGTTTCCATGGGATGATGATAAGTATCTCAGCCCCTTTCTACAAGATGATCCCCTGTTATACAGTTTTGATGAAGATGGTGATGTAGACGAGGAGTGTGAAAACATGGTTGCTGATAAAAACGAGATCGATTCATATTTATCTCAATTTGAGCCTATTGATATTCATGAGGATTTTTCTGATAGAGGAGCATCTGAGTTTCATGGGGGAGATGCTGTTGAATCATCTTCTCTTAAAGACGTGACTGCTGCAAAGCCTTTTAAAAGCCTAGTGGTGGATGATACTAGCAATGGAGGGGATTGGGCTTTGTCCACCGGTAATGGGAAAAGCAAGTTGGGCACTTTTCCTTTGTCAGAGATTGTAGTAGCAAAAGAGATCACGGACatcaataaaaattattttggcTCATACAGTTCATATGGCATTCATAAGGAAATGATCAGTGACAAG GTAAGAACTGATGCTTATAGACAAGCTCTTGTGGAAAACCCTTCTCTTCTTAAAAATGCAGTTGTTATGGATGTTGGTTGTGGGACAGGCATTCTAAG CCTATTTGCAGCCCAAGCGGGAGCTTCGAGGGTTATTGCAGTTGAAGCTAGTGAGAAGATGGCTGCAGTGGCTTGCCAG ATTGCAGGAGATAATAATCTTCTGTCAAATGGAAGATCCGGTGATGGCAGTCAACAAAATGGATCTATTGAGGTAGTTCAAGGCATGGTTGAAGAGCTTGATAGTGTTACGCACATCCCACCTCAAAGTGTTGATGTGTTAGTGAGTGAATGGATGGGCTACTGCCTCCTTTATGAGTCAATGCTTGCCTCTGTACTCTTTGCAAGGGATAAGTGGTTGAAGCCTGGAGGTGCTATCCTTCCTGACACGGCTACTATG TTTTTAGCTGGATTTGGAAGAGAAGCTACTAGTCTCCCATTCTGGGATAATGTGTACGGCTTCAATATGTCTCATATTGGCCGTGAGGTTGCTGAGCATGCTGCCCGCTTTCCCATTGTTGACGTCATTGACAGTTCTCATATTGTTACGGACACAAAAGTTCTTCAG AGGTTTGACTTGGTGACAATGCAACCAAAGCACATGGATTTTACAGCCATTGTTGAACTGGAGCCAAAGTTGTCGCCTCAATCGAACACCCCTCCTGATTCTAAATCAGAAACCACTTGGTGTTATGGAGTTGTACTGTGGTTCGACACTGCATTCTCTGAGAGGTTTTGTCGTGATAAGCCTGTGAACCTGTCAACATCACCCTATGGTCCGAGCACCCATTGGTCACAGACTATCCTCACATTTAGAGAACCAATCGCAATGGCCTCAAACAATGCTGGTGAGAAACTTGCACCAGTTGGTACCGAGGAATGTCCTGCTGCAAGAATACAAGCCCGGGTAAGTGTCGCCCGATCTGTTAAACATCGCAGCATTGACATTTCGATGGAACTTACTGGAGTCGACCATGGTGGTAGAAAACGCAACTGGCCTGCGCAAATCTTCCTTATAAACTAA
- the LOC121748196 gene encoding E3 ubiquitin-protein ligase KEG-like: protein MRVPCCSVCQNKYNEEDRCPLLLQCGHGFCRECLSKMFSASPDSSLSCPRCRSVSTVGNSVSALKKNYAVLSLIQGGEDDEDDEDDEDDEGSGNRAFINNNLCGNSSVVNSSSGGGGGCVYSNGGRRVGEGSRGGRIDLGVHKEVKFVKKIGEGISRRAGVEMWAAIVSGRGCKHKVAVKKVVSGEDTDVVWMQGQLEELRRKSMWCRNVCTFHGAMKMESSLCLVMDRCHGSVQTAMQRNEGRLTLEQILRYGADIARGVADLHAAGVVCMNIKPSNLLLDENGHALVSDYGLPAILKKPDCRKSGKECEPSKIHSCMDCTMLSPNYTAPEAWEPVKKSLHLFWDDAIGISPESDAWSFGCTLVEMCTGTIPWAGLSAEEIYQSVVKAKRQPPQYSVVGVGIPRELWKMVGDCLQFKAAKRPTFHSMLAIFLRHLQGIPRSPPASPDNDLPITPVINGIPPSTSAEVEVQLANPNLLHRLVSEGNFTGVRELLAKTAAAHDRNILHSLLEAQNADGQTALHLACRRGSVELVEAILQYDEANVDVLDKDGDPPLVFALAAGSPECVRALIKRNANVRSRLREGLGPSVALVCAYHGQPDCMRELLLAGADPNAVDDEGESVLHRAVAKKYTDCAIVILENGGCRSMRILNSKHLTPLHLSVMTWNVAVVKRWVELASVDEIEEAIDIQSPVGTALCMAAASKKDHEPEGRELVKTLLAAGADPTAQDTQHAQTALHTAAMANDVELVRIILEAGVDVNIRNVQNTIPLHVALARGAKSCVGLLLSAGANCNMQDDDGDNAFHIAADTAKMIRENLEWIIVMLRYPDAAVDVRNHSGKTLRDFLEALPREWISEDLMEALAERGVHMSPTVYQICDWVKYRRSITEPTYGWQGASHRSVGFVQSVLDSETLIVIFCSGEAQVLANKVLTNEVIKVIPLDRGQHVKLKSDVIEPRFGWRGQSRDSIGTVLCVDDDGVLRVGFPGASRGWKADPAEMERVEEFMVGDWVRIRPTLTTAKHGLGAVTPGSIGVVYCVRPDNSLLLELSYLPAPWHCEPEEVEHVEPFRIGDRVCVKRSVAEPRYAWGGETHHSVGRISEIENDGLLIIEIPDRPIPWQADPSDMEKVEDFKVGDWVRVKASVPSPIYGWEDVTRNSIGIIHSLEEDGEMGVAFCFRSKIFRCSVTDVEKVPPFELGQDIHVISSVTQPRLGWSNETPATIGKVVRIDMDGALNVKVTGRQNLWKVSPGDAERLPGIEVGDWVRSKPSLGTRPSYDWNTIGKEGLAIVQSVQDTGYLELACCFRKGRSSTHYSDVEKVPAFKVGQHIKFRSGLVEPRWGWRGAHADSRGVIVSVNGDGEVRAAFYGVLGLWKGDPADIEVEKMYEVGEWVRLGDTAPSWKSVAPGSVGVVQGIQCDNNEWSGNVLVAFCGEQELWVGNTTNLTKVDKLVVGQRVKVKNSVKQPRFGWSGHSHASIGTISAIDADGKLRIYTPTGSKSWVLDPSEVETIEERELHIRDWVRVKPNVIPTHHWGDATHSSIGVVHRIEDENIWVAFCFMDRLWLCKTHELERLRPFRVGDKVKIKDGLVTPRWGWGMETHASKGEVVGVDANGKLRIKFRWREGRPWIGDPADIVLDES, encoded by the exons ATGAGGGTGCCGTGTTGCTCAGTTTGCCAGAACAAGTACAACGAGGAGGACCGGTGCCCTCTCCTCCTCCAATGCGGCCATGGCTTCTGCCGCGAGTGCCTCTCCAAGATGTTCTCCGCCTCGCCAGATTCGTCCCTCTCCTGCCCCCGCTGCCGCAGCGTCTCCACCGTCGGGAACTCTGTCTCCGCCCTAAAGAAGAATTACGCCGTCCTCTCCTTGATCCAGGGCGGCGAGGACGACGAGGATGATGAGGACGATGAAGACGATGAGGGTAGTGGTAATAGGGCTTTTATTAACAACAATTTGTGCGGGAATAGTAGTGTTGTAAATAGTAGtagcggcggtggtggtggttgtgtttaTAGCAATGGGGGTAGGAGGGTTGGGGAGGGTTCTAGAGGTGGGAGGATTGATTTGGGGGTGCATAAAGAGGTAAAATTTGTTAAGAAGATTGGGGAAGGGATTAGCAGGAGGGCGGGGGTTGAGATGTGGGCGGCGATTGTGTCGGGTAGGGGATGTAAGCATAAGGTGGCGGTGAAGAAGGTGGTTAGTGGGGAGGATACGGATGTGGTGTGGATGCAGGGGCAGCTTGAGGAGTTGAGGAGGAAATCGATGTGGTGTAGGAATGTTTGCACTTTCCATGGAGCTATGAAGATGGAAAGTAGCCTTTGTTTAGTGATGGATAGGTGTCATGGGTCTGTGCAGACGGCAATGCAGCGGAATGAAGGGCGTCTCACGCTCGAGCAAATACTCAG ATATGGAGCAGATATCGCCCGGGGAGTTGCTGATCTTCATGCTGCAGGTGTTGTTTGTATGAATATTAAACCATCCAACCTGCTCCTGGATGAGAATGGTCATGCCTTGGTTTCTGATTATGGGCTCCCAGCCATCTTAAAAAAGCCTGATTGCAGAAAATCCGGAAAAGAATGTGAGCCATCAAAAATTCATTCATGCATGGATTGCACAATGTTGAGCCCAAACTATACTGCCCCTGAAGCATGGGAACCTGTGAAGAAGTCGCTGCATCTTTTCTGGGATGACGCCATTGGCATATCTCCTGAATCTGATGCATGGAGCTTTGGTTGCACATTGGTAGAAATGTGCACGGGTACCATTCC GTGGGCTGGTCTAAGTGCTGAAGAAATCTATCAATCTGTTGTCAAAGCCAAACGACAGCCTCCTCAATATAGTGTAGTTGGTGTTGGAATACCGAGGGAATTGTGGAAGATGGTTGGTGACTGCCTGCAGTTCAAGGCTGCAAAAAGGCCAACTTTTCATTCAATGTTGGCAATATTTCTTCGTCATTTGCAAGGGATCCCTAGGAGTCCACCGGCAAGCCCAGACAA TGACTTGCCTATTACACCTGTGATAAATGGGATTCCTCCCTCCACATCAGCTGAGGTGGAGGTTCAGCTAGCAAATCCCAACCTTCTACATCGACTTGTCTCTGAAGGAAATTTCACTGGCGTGAG AGAGTTGCTTGCAAAGACTGCTGCTGCACATGATCGTAATATTCTACATTCACTTCTAGAAGCACAAAATGCGGATGGCCAAACTGCTCTTCACCTGGCTTGTAGGCGGGGCAGTGTTGAACTGGTTGAAGCTATTTTGCAGTACGACGAGGCTAATGTTGACGTCCTTGACAAAGACGGTGACCCACCTCTTGTTTTTGCTCTGGCAGCTGGGTCACCTGAATGTGTTCGAGCACTCATTAAACGCAATGCAAATGTGAGGTCCCGGTTGAGGGAAGGCCTTGGTCCATCAGTTGCTCTTGTCTGTGCCTACCATGGCCAACCAGATTGCATGCGA GAGTTATTATTAGCGGGCGCTGATCCAAATGCTGTTGATGATGAAGGTGAATCTGTACTTCACAGAGCTGTTGCGAAGAAATACACTGACTGTGCTATTGTTATATTGGAAAATGGAGGATGTAGATCTATGAGAATCTTGAATTCTAAACATCTGAC GCCTCTGCATTTGTCTGTAATGACCTGGAATGTAGCTGTTGTCAAAAGATGGGTAGAGCTTGCATCTGTGGATGAGATTGAAGAAGCAATAGATATCCAGAGCCCTGTAGGAACAGCTTTGTGCATGGCAGCTGCCTCCAAGAAAGATCACGAACCTG AGGGTAGAGAGCTGGTGAAGACACTGCTGGCCGCCGGAGCAGATCCAACAGCTCAAGATACCCAGCATGCCCAAACCGCGCTGCACACTGCTGCTATGGCTAATGATGTGGAGTTAGTCAGG ATCATATTGGAAGCCGGCGTTGATGTGAATATAAGGAATGTGCAGAATACCATCCCTCTCCATGTAGCACTGGCCAGAGGTGCAAAGTCTTGTGTTGGATTGCTTCTATCAGCTGGGGCAAACTGCAACATGCAG GATGATGATGGTGACAATGCATTTCATATTGCTGCTGATACGGCAAAGATGATACGTGAAAATCTGGAATGGATCATTGTTATGCTTAGATATCCTGATGCTGCAGTTGATGTTCGGAATCACAG TGGTAAGACATTACGGGACTTCTTGGAGGCTCTTCCTAGAGAATGGATTTCTGAAGATTTGATGGAGGCACTGGCGGAGAGAGGGGTCCATATGTCTCCTACAGT ATATCAAATTTGTGACTGGGTAAAATACAGACGAAGCATAACGGAACCAACTTATGGCTGGCAAGGTGCATCACACAGGAGCGTAGGCTTTGTCCAAAGTGTCCTGGATAGTGAAACCCTCATTGTAATATTTTGTTCTGGAGAAGCTCAAGTACTAGCAAACAAAGTACTAACAAATGAAGTCATAAAAGTAATTCCACTTGACAGAGGGCAGCATGTCAAACTTAAATCTGATGTCATAGAGCCAAG ATTTGGTTGGCGGGGTCAGTCACGAGATAGCATAGGAACAGTTTTGTGTGTTGATGATGATGGAGTCTTGCGTGTTGGATTCCCTGGAGCATCTAGAGGATGGAAAGCAGATCCTGCAGAAATGGAAAGAGTTGAAGAATTCATGGTTGGAGACTGGGTTCGTATACGCCCAACACTGACTACAGCTAAACATGGACTTGGAGCTGTGACTCCAGGAAGCATAGGTGTAGTTTATTGTGTTAGACCCGACAATAGTCTGTTATTGGAACTAAGCTATCTTCCTGCTCCCTGGCATTGTGAACCTGAAGAAGTTGAGCATGTGGAACCATTTAGG ATTGGTGATCGAGTTTGTGTAAAGCGGTCTGTTGCTGAACCTAGATATGCATGGGGCGGTGAGACACATCATAGTGTTGGAAGAATTAGTGAGATAGAAAATGATGGTCTTCTGATAATTGAAATCCCCGATCGGCCTATTCCATGGCAAGCTGATCCTTCTGACATGGAAAAGGTGGAAGATTTTAAG GTAGGAGACTGGGTCAGAGTAAAAGCTTCTGTTCCCTCTCCGATATATGGATGGGAAGACGTTACAAGGAACAGTATAGGTATTATCCACAGTTTGGAGGAGGATGGTGAAATGGGAGTTGCATTTTGCTTCCGAAGCAAGATTTTCCGCTGTTCGGTTACAGATGTGGAGAAGGTACCTCCTTTCGAATTGGGTCAAGATATTCATGTGATTTCTTCTGTTACTCAGCCTCGTCTTGGATGGTCAAATGAAACACCTGCTACTATTGGAAAAGTAGTGAGGATTGACATGGATGGTGCCCTGAAT GTGAAAGTTACTGGGAGACAAAATTTGTGGAAAGTTTCGCCTGGTGATGCAGAAAGACTTCCAGGTATTGAAGTTGGTGACTGGGTGCGTTCAAAGCCAAGCCTGGGTACCAGACCTAGTTATGATTGGAACACCATAGGTAAAGAAGGTTTGGCAATTGTGCAGAGTGTACAGGATACTGGTTATCTAGAGCTAGCTTGCTGTTTCCGCAAGGGAAGGTCGAGTACTCATTATTCTGATGTTGAAAAGGTCCCAGCATTTAAAGTTGGACAACATATAAAATTCAGATCTGGTCTTGTTGAGCCAAGATGGGGTTGGAGAGGTGCTCATGCTGATTCTCGGGGTGTTATTGTTAGTGTAAATGGTGATGGTGAGGTGAGAGCAGCGTTCTACGGTGTACTGGGTTTATGGAAGGGGGATCCTGCAGATATAGAAGTCGAGAAAATGTATGAGGTAGGGGAGTGGGTTAGATTGGGAGATACTGCTCCTAGTTGGAAATCTGTTGCCCCTGGTAGTGTTGGTGTGGTACAAGGGATTCAGTGTGACAACAATGAATGGAGTGGAAATGTTTTGGTTGCATTCTGTGGAGAGCAAGAGTTATGGGTTGGCAATACAACCAATCTTACTAAAGTCGACAAACTAGTGGTGGGGCAGCGAGTTAAGGTTAAGAACTCTGTCAAGCAACCGAGGTTTGGTTGGTCGGGACACAGCCATGCAAGTATAGGGACTATATCAGCTATAGATGCAGATGGAAAACTCAGAATATACACACCTACTGGTTCTAAATCATGGGTGCTGGATCCTTCGGAAGTGGAAACTATTGAGGAAAGAGAACTTCACATCCGAGACTGGGTAAGGGTCAAGCCAAATGTCATTCCTACTCATCATTGGGGAGATGCAACCCATTCAAGCATAGGAGTTGTGCACCGTATAGAAGATGAAAACATATGGGTGGCATTCTGCTTTATGGACAGGCTATGGCTCTGTAAAACTCACGAGTTGGAAAGATTAAGACCATTCAGAGTCGGGGATAAGGTAAAGATCAAAGACGGGCTGGTGACGCCCCGGTGGGGATGGGGCATGGAGACTCATGCAAGCAAAGGTGAGGTAGTAGGAGTCGATGCGAATGGGAAGCTGCGGATCAAGTTTAGGTGGCGTGAAGGGAGGCCGTGGATTGGTGATCCTGCTGATATCGTGCTTGACGAGAGTTGA
- the LOC121747961 gene encoding sphingoid long-chain bases kinase 1-like translates to MQKSGSLSKHSSLRLTTQQSLRRLGICSQVSTAQQTSPVVFPEKRGSRGKATKCGEIGVNNDDPNGAKRTEHRIDVGDEQSDLLGYEVFTGKLALDKTKSSKDSVVQTSENSNSDAVDAKLTSNALIWGSKMLHLDDVISLSYCVGLRHFTLHAYPFRKGSCLLKKSGRSRKDFRFFASTPEDAIQWVNAFADQKCYVNCLPHPMASKKQSSDSIFNEFPPESYIRCKSPPRMLVILNPRSGRGRSSKVFNGLVEPIFKLAGFELEVIKTTSAGHARKLAASVDFSTCPDGIICVGGDGIINEVLNGLLSRGNQKEAISIPIGIIPAGSDNSLVWTVLGARDPISAAITIVKGGLTATDVFAAEWIHTGAIHFGMTVTYFGFISDVLELSEKFQKRFGPLRYFVAGFLKIFCLPNYNYEVEYLPAQTGSGDGKASDGHETLEMAELYTDIMRKSGKEGLPRASSLSSIDSIMTPSRMSGNDFDTTCSSIEPSDYVRAIDSKSKRLSAGRSNVTAEPEVIHPQPPHSVTPNWPRTRSKSRTDKGWTGTITINDSTRCSWGNATTYDKEDISSTLSDPGPIWDAEPRWDSEPNWDEHPIELPGPLEGSEAVEEKEITPRPEENWVVAKGQFLGVLVCNHSCKTVQSLSSQVVAPKAEHDDNSLDLLLVRGSGRFKLLRFLLSLQTGSHLSLPYVEYIKVKSVKIKPGKHTHNGCGIDGELFPVNGQVICSLFPEQCRLIGNPLSSSL, encoded by the exons ATGCAGAAGAGTGGGAGTCTGTCCAAGCATAGTTCTTTGCGACTCACAACTCAGCAGTCACTTCGTCGTCTCGGTATTTGTTCTCAAGTTTCAACGGCACAACAAACATCGCCTGTTGTCTTTCCAGAAAAACGTGGTAGTAGAGGGAAGGCCACGAAATGTGGTGAAATCGGTGTCAACAATGATGATCCAAATGGGGCTAAGAGGACAGAACACAGGATTGATGTTGGAGATGAGCAATCTGATTTGCTTGGATATGAAGTTTTCACTGGAAAACTTGCCTTGGACAAGACGAAATCCAGTAAGGATTCCGTGGTACAAACTTCAGAGAATTCCAACTCGGATGCAGTTGATGCTAAACTGACAAGCAATGCATTGATTTGGGGTTCTAAGATGTTGCATCTCGATGATGTGATTTCG TTGTCCTACTGTGTTGGGCTCAGACATTTTACTCTGCATGCATATCCATTTAGAAAGGGTTCATGCCTTTTAAAGAAAAGTGGGAGAAGTCGGAAGGACTTTCGTTTTTTTGCTTCCACCCCTGAGGATGCAATCCAGTGGGTCAATGCCTTTGCAGATCAGAAGTGCTATGTGAATTGTCTGCCTCACCCTATGGCTTCTAAGAAGCAGAGTTCAGATTCAATTTTCAATGAGTTTCCTCCCGAGTCATATATAAGATGTAAAAGTCCACCGAGAATGCTCGTCATTTTAAACCCTCGTTCTGGTCGTGGCCGTTCAAGCAAAGTTTTCAATGGATTGGTAGAACCTATATTTAAA CTTGCGGGATTTGAGTTAGAGGTTATCAAAACAACATCTGCAGGTCATGCTAGAAAGCTCGCAGCGAGTGTTGATTTCAGTACATGTCCTGATG GTATTATATGTGTAGGAGGAGACGGAATCATAAATGAG GTTTTAAACGGATTACTTAGCAGAGGGAACCAGAAAGAAGCAATTTCAATCCCAATTGGAATCATACCTGCAGGTTCAGATAATTCTTTAGTCTGGACGGTTCTTGGGGCCAGAGATCCCATATCTGCAGCAATTACAATTGTTAAG GGAGGTCTTACAGCCACTGATGTTTTTGCTGCGGAGTGGATCCATACTGGAGCTATCCACTTTGGGATGACTGTTACATACTTTGGTTTCATTAGTGATG TATTGGAGCTCTCGGAGAAATTCCAGAAGCGGTTCGGCCCTTTGCGCTATTTTGTTGCTggctttctcaaaattttctgctTGCCCAATTACAATTATGAAGTGGAATATCTTCCGGCACAGACTGGCTCCGGAGATGGAAAAGCTTCTGATGGTCATGAAACTTTGGAAATGGCAGAGCTCTACACTGATATCATGCGTAAATCAGGCAAGGAAGGTCTTCCTCGGGCCTCCAGCTTATCAAGTATAGATTCAATAATGACCCCAAGCCGAATGTCTGGAAACGATTTCGATACGACCTGCAGTAGCATTGAGCCATCAGACTATGTGCGAGCCATTGATTCAAAGTCGAAACGACTCTCAGCTGGTAGAAGCAACGTGACAGCTGAGCCAGAAGTTATCCACCCTCAGCCGCCACATTCGGTCACTCCAAACTGGCCCAGGACGAGATCCAAGTCGAGGACTGACAAAGGCTGGACTGGCACAATCACCATAAATGATTCCACCAGATGCTCCTGGGGCAATGCAACAACTTATGATAAAGAAGATATCTCTTCGACATTGTCGGACCCTGGGCCGATATGGGATGCTGAGCCTCGATGGGATTCTGAGCCTAACTGGGACGAACATCCTATTGAATTGCCAGGGCCGCTAGAGGGCAGTGAAGCTGTTGAGGAAAAGGAAATCACCCCTCGACCAGAAGAGAATTGGGTGGTTGCGAAAGGCCAATTTCTTGGTGTCCTTGTATGCAACCATTCTTGTAAAACCGTCCAGAGTCTGAGTTCGCAGGTCGTGGCGCCCAAGGCAGAGCATGATGACAATAGCTTGGACCTTTTGCTGGTTCGTGGTAGTGGGCGATTCAAGCTGTTGAGATTCCTTTTGTCTCTGCAGACGGGTAGTCACCTTTCCTTGCCATACGTCGAATATATTAAG GTGAAGTCCGTTAAAATTAAACCCGGGAAGCACACACACAATGGATGTGGCATTGATGGTGAGCTGTTCCCAGTAAACGGGCAGGTGATCTGTTCACTATTTCCCGAACAGTGCAGACTCATTGGCAATCCGTTGTCTTCTAGCCTTTGA